From the Corythoichthys intestinalis isolate RoL2023-P3 chromosome 13, ASM3026506v1, whole genome shotgun sequence genome, one window contains:
- the LOC130928535 gene encoding zinc finger protein OZF-like isoform X5, translated as MKSKDGLRAAGTGALEPPSGSNSTTTEGLQADIFIARSDRNGATSHSPYNDDGHKKSHGDEELCKCSQCEKTFANEKTCCMEMRSHTGEKPFSCSVCGQRFCQKLTLKRHTRTHTGEKPSSCSVCGERFRHKGELKIHTRTHTGEKLFSCSVCGQEFTHKQNLKKHEGTHTGEKPFSCSVCDQRFAQKQHLKSHERTHTGEKPFPCTVCGQRFRHKSDLKVHTRTHTGEKPFSCSDCGQEFTQKQNLKKHEGTHIGEKPFSCSVCDQRFAQKQHLKSHERTHTGEKPFPCSVCGQRFRHKSNLKKHTRTHTGEKPFSCSVCGKKFNHKSNLKRHTRTHTGEKPFSCSVCDQRFVQKQHLKNHESTHTGEKPFSCSVCRQRFRHKRNLKIHTRTPTNEKPFSCSVCGQEFTQK; from the coding sequence ATGAAGAGTAAAGATGGTCTGAGAGCGGCGGGAACAGGGGCGCTGGAGCCTCCAAGCGGCAGCAACAGCACTACAACAGAAGGATTGCAAGCAGACATTTTCATCGCTCGGTCAGACAGAAATGGCGCCACGTCACACTCGCCTTACAATGATGATGGTCATAAGAAATCTCACGGTGACGAAGAACtctgcaaatgctctcagtgtgAGAAAACCTTTGCTAATGAGAAAACTTGTTGTATGGAAATGAGgagccacactggtgaaaaacctttttcctgctcagtttgtggtcaaagattctgtCAGAAGCTCACCTTAAaacgacacacaagaacccacactggcgaaaaaccttcttCCTGCTCTGTTTGTGGTGAGAGATTCAGACACAAGGGCGaattaaaaatacacacaagaacccacactggcgaaaaacttttttcctgctcagtttgtggtcaagaatTCACTCACAAGCAAAACTTAAAAAAGCACGaaggaacccacactggtgaaaaacctttttcctgctcagtttgtgatcaaaggTTCGCTCAGAAGCAACACTTAAAAAGCCACGAAAGAACCcatactggtgaaaaaccttttcctTGCACTGTTTGTGGTCAGAGATTCAGACACAAGAGCGacttaaaagtacacacaagaacccacactggcgaaaaacctttttcctgctcagattgTGGTCAAGAATTCACTCAGAAGCAAAACTTAAAAAAGCACGAAGGAACCCAcattggtgaaaaacctttttcctgctcagtttgtgatcaaaggTTTGCTCAGAAGCAACACttaaaaagtcacgaaagaacccatactggtgaaaaaccttttccgTGCTCTGTTTGTGGTCAGAGATTCAGACACAAGAGcaacttaaaaaaacacacaagaacccacactggcgaaaaacctttttcctgctcagtttgtggtaaaaaattcaatcaCAAGAGCAACTTAAaacgacacacaagaacccacactggcgaaaaacctttttcctgctcagtttgtgatcaaaggTTCGTTCAGAAGCAACACTTAAAAAATCACGAAAGTACCCATacaggtgaaaaacctttttcctgctctgtTTGTCGTCAGAGATTCAGACACAAGAGGAacttaaaaatacacacaagaacccccactaacgaaaaacctttttcctgctcagtttgtggtcaagaatTCACTCAGAAGTGA
- the LOC130928535 gene encoding zinc finger protein OZF-like isoform X4: protein MRRPNPSPSQLLARTRWKLRQGFRKYLGAEQQEPESHGVKEDVELPQIKEEEEPEPCQQKGREGELQIKQEEEEELYVKEEEGVARSTGESMKSKDGLRAAGTGALEPPSGSNSTTTEGLQADIFIARSDRNGATSHSPYNDDGHKKSHGDEELCKCSQCEKTFANEKTCCMEMRSHTGEKPFSCSVCGQRFCQKLTLKRHTRTHTGEKPSSCSVCGERFRHKGELKIHTRTHTGEKLFSCSVCGQEFTHKQNLKKHEGTHTGEKPFSCSVCDQRFAQKQHLKSHERTHTGEKPFPCTVCGQRFRHKSDLKVHTRTHTGEKPFSCSDCGQEFTQKQNLKKHEGTHIGEKPFSCSVCDQRFAQKQHLKSHERTHTGEKPFPCSVCGQRFRHKSNLKKHTRTHTGEKPFSCSVCGKKFNHKSNLKRHTRTHTGEKPFSCSVCDQRFVQKQHLKNHESTHTGEKPFSCSVCRQRFRHKRNLKIHTRTPTNEKPFSCSVCGQEFTQK, encoded by the exons ATGAGGAGGCCGAACCCCTCTCCATCCCAGCTTCTCGCCCGGACCCGTTGGAAATTGCGGCAAG gtttcagaaaatatcTTGGTGCTGAGCAGCAGGAGCCAGAATCTCATGGCGTTAAAGAGGATGTTGAGCTCCCCCAaataaaagaggaggaggagccagAGCCCTGTCAACAGAAGGGGAGAGAAGGTGAACTTCAAATCaaacaggaggaggaggaggagcttTACGTTAAAGAGGAGGAAGGTGTCGCCAGGTCGACTGGTGAGTCCATGAAGAGTAAAGATGGTCTGAGAGCGGCGGGAACAGGGGCGCTGGAGCCTCCAAGCGGCAGCAACAGCACTACAACAGAAGGATTGCAAGCAGACATTTTCATCGCTCGGTCAGACAGAAATGGCGCCACGTCACACTCGCCTTACAATGATGATGGTCATAAGAAATCTCACGGTGACGAAGAACtctgcaaatgctctcagtgtgAGAAAACCTTTGCTAATGAGAAAACTTGTTGTATGGAAATGAGgagccacactggtgaaaaacctttttcctgctcagtttgtggtcaaagattctgtCAGAAGCTCACCTTAAaacgacacacaagaacccacactggcgaaaaaccttcttCCTGCTCTGTTTGTGGTGAGAGATTCAGACACAAGGGCGaattaaaaatacacacaagaacccacactggcgaaaaacttttttcctgctcagtttgtggtcaagaatTCACTCACAAGCAAAACTTAAAAAAGCACGaaggaacccacactggtgaaaaacctttttcctgctcagtttgtgatcaaaggTTCGCTCAGAAGCAACACTTAAAAAGCCACGAAAGAACCcatactggtgaaaaaccttttcctTGCACTGTTTGTGGTCAGAGATTCAGACACAAGAGCGacttaaaagtacacacaagaacccacactggcgaaaaacctttttcctgctcagattgTGGTCAAGAATTCACTCAGAAGCAAAACTTAAAAAAGCACGAAGGAACCCAcattggtgaaaaacctttttcctgctcagtttgtgatcaaaggTTTGCTCAGAAGCAACACttaaaaagtcacgaaagaacccatactggtgaaaaaccttttccgTGCTCTGTTTGTGGTCAGAGATTCAGACACAAGAGcaacttaaaaaaacacacaagaacccacactggcgaaaaacctttttcctgctcagtttgtggtaaaaaattcaatcaCAAGAGCAACTTAAaacgacacacaagaacccacactggcgaaaaacctttttcctgctcagtttgtgatcaaaggTTCGTTCAGAAGCAACACTTAAAAAATCACGAAAGTACCCATacaggtgaaaaacctttttcctgctctgtTTGTCGTCAGAGATTCAGACACAAGAGGAacttaaaaatacacacaagaacccccactaacgaaaaacctttttcctgctcagtttgtggtcaagaatTCACTCAGAAGTGA